From a single Raphanus sativus cultivar WK10039 chromosome 3, ASM80110v3, whole genome shotgun sequence genomic region:
- the LOC108844350 gene encoding 60S ribosomal protein L7-3-like, with product MSDSKMVVPESVLKKIKREEEWALAKKQEAEAAKKKSVETRKLIFKRAEQYAKEYAEKDNELIRLKREAKLKGGFYVDPEAKLLFIIRIRGINAIDPKTKKILQLLRLRQIFNGVFLKVNKATINMLRRVEPYVTYGYPNLKSVKELIYKRGYGKLNHQRIALTDNSIVAEGLGKHEIICVEDLIHEIMTVGPHFKEANNFLWPFQLKAPLGGLKKKRNHYVEGGDAGNRENFINELVRRMN from the exons ATGTCTGATTCAAAGATGGTGGTTCCAGAGTCTGTGCTAAAGAAGATCAAGAGGGAAGAGGAATGGGCATTGGCCAAGAAACAGGAAGCTgaagctgctaagaagaagagCGTTGAGACCCGCAAGCTTATCTTCAAGAGAGCTGAGCAGTACGCCAAAGAATACGCGGAGAAG gataATGAGTTGATCCGTTTGAAGCGAGAGGCTAAGTTGAAAGGAGGGTTCTACGTTGATCCTGAGGCAAAGCTTCTCTTTATCATTCGTATCCGTGG TATCAATGCCATTGACCCGAAAACCAAGAAAATTCTGCAGCTCCTGCGTTTGAGACAA ATCTTCAATGGTGTGTTCCTTAAGGTGAACAAGGCAACAATCAACATGTTGCGTCGTGTTGAGCCTTACGTGACTTACGG ATACCCAAACTTGAAGAGTGTCAAGGAGCTGATCTACAAGAGGGGTTATGGAAAGCTGAACCATCAGAGGATAGCACTTACTGACAACTCGATAGTCGCTGAAGGTCTAGGCAAGCACGAGATCATCTGTGTGGAGGATCTGATCCACGAGATCATGACCGTTGGACCTCACTTCAAAGAAGCCAACAACTTCCTTTGGCCATTCCAGTTGAAAGCACCACTCGGTGGACTTAAGAAGAAGAGGAACCATTACGTTGAAGGTGGTGATGCTGGAAACAGGGAAAATTTCATCAACGAGCTTGTCAGGAGGATGAATTGA
- the LOC108834391 gene encoding ARGOS-like protein produces MIREIPNLQNDTVSIQDHTRSHIKNRNTMDMRRDNRKDMTFRGPTQAPQMMSKQEYFQTLSSQNGTRRLITKSSYFSLESMVVLVGLTASLLFLPLILPPLPPPPSMLLLIPIVIMCEEEALTKKRGR; encoded by the exons ATGATCCGTGAAATCCCCAATCTACAAAACGACACCGTAAGCATTCAAGACCATACTCGGAGCCACATCAAGAACAGAAACACCATGGACATGAGAAGAGATAACCGAAAAGACATGACCTTTCGTGGACCAACTCAAGCTCCTCAGATGATGAGTAAGCAAGAATATTTTCAGACATTGTCGTCTCAGAACGGTACGAGGAGACTAATAACTAAATCGAGTTACTTCAGTTTGGAGTCAATGGTTGTCCTTGTTGGTCTCACAGCATCGCTCTTGTTCCTTCCGTTGATTCTTCCACCGttgcctcctcctccttccaTGCTGCTTCTGATTCCTATTGTGATTATG TGTGAAGAAGAAGCGTTGACCAAGAAAAGAGGAAGGTGA